From Bacteroides uniformis:
GTATCCGAACACGTTCTGTTTGAGCGTGATCAAGAAACTACTTACCCAAAAGGAGATATTGAAATAGGCTTTTATTTGATGTATTCTGATAGCAAGGAAGTATTGCGGAATCCTTTTAAGAAGCCGTTAGAATTTATGTGGAGTCGATGGGGGCATGCTGCATATGAGAAAGGTAATCCGGTGAAGGAAAACCTAGAAACGTATGTGAAACATACTTATAATTGGGCTTTTAATTCATGGTCAGAAAATGTGTGGCAGCAATTTGAGTTAGATGGGAAAAAAGTGGGTGCTCCCGTATTCATTGTGAATGTTACTCAAAGTCCTAATTATCCGGGAGAGATTAATGAACGTGAATTTCGTTCTATCTGGAATCAGGCATGGTTCAGTTCATTGCGTTCTGCAAGTGGATTATATCGATATGCAAGAAGAACCGGTAATAGGGAGCTTCTTGCAAAAGCAAATTTGACAAAAGAACTGGCTCTGTCATTTCCGCAGAGGAATGGTTTTTTCTATGGACTTATCGGTACGGAAATGCATGAAGTAGAGATTGATGGTAAAAAGTATAATCGGAGCAAGGGGTGGAATACCTATTATTGGGGAAATTCCAACAGAAATCCTTATACCTGGAATCCGAAAGAATCTCCGTATCATATTCTTGATATGAGTTGGACAGCATTGTTGATGCTTCGGTGGTATGATGAATTAGAAAAAGATGCCCGTCTTTTGGCTTATGCAGAAGATTATGCGATGGCTTTACTTGGAATACAGTATGAAAATGGTTTTTTCCCTGGCTGGCTTGACTTAAAGACAATGCAGCCGATGAACCATTTGAATGCTTCTCCTGAAACATCTTTATCAGTTACTTTTTTACTTAAACTGTATGAGCTTACACATAAGGAAGAGTATAAACGGACAGCATTTAGAGCTATGAATGCAGTTATCCATGAAATTATCCCGGTTGGGAAGTGGGAAGACTTTGAAACCTATTGGTCTTGTTCTCGTTACGGTTCGGATAACTTGGTAGGTAAAAAAGTTTTGCGGAACAATATGCATAAACAGAATAATTTTTCAATGTTCTGGACAGCTGAAGCCTTACTGGAGTGCTATCGTCTTACCTCAAATAAAGAATATCTTGATTATGGACAGCGTACACTTGATGAATTGCTGATGACCCAAGCATCGTGGCAGCCGCCATACATGTATGTAAATGTATTGGGTGGTTTTGGTGTGTTGAATGCCGATGGTGAATGGAATGATTCACGCGAAAGTCTTTTTTCCGAACTCATCATTCAATATGGAAAACTTCTTGATAAGCCAGAGTATATAGAACGGGGATATGCTGCACTTAAGGCATCTTTTGTAATGATGTATTGTACTGAAAATCCTCAAACCAAACAGCAATGGGAAAAAGTTCATCCGTTCTTTGCTTCAGAGGATTATGGATTCATGATGGAAAATTACGGGCATGGCGGCCGTACAAATCCGGCAGGTGAAGGTATGGGTGAGTTTACAATCTATGATTGGGGAAATGGAGCAGCGGCTGAAGCGTACAACCGCATCCTTGATAAATTTGGAAAAATAGAATAATGATTCGTTAACATTAATAATTCAACTATGGTAAGATCAACTTTAACCTTATTGGCCCTATTTAATGTGGCTATACTGTTTCCGGGTAAAGCAATGTCCCAGAACAGTGAAGGGCGGGAGTTTAACGGTAAGTATCAAAAGGAATATCTGGATAAGATTGCATTTCCTATAGGGGGAATCGGCGCCGGAATGTTCTGTTTGGAGGGAACCGGTGCCATTTCGCATGTGTCTCTCAGACACCATCCTGATGTGATGAATGAGCCGTATACCTTTGCTGCGATTTATGTAAAGGGGGTTGAGAACGGAGCAAAGGTATTGGAAGGGCAGGTTCCGACTTGGAAGTTATTTGGTCCTGCACAGAGTGGTTTAGGTAGGGGAGACAAGACGTACGGTCTTCCACGCTTTGAAGAGGCGGTATTCCAGGCACGTTTCCCTTTTGCAACTGTAGATTTGAAAGACAAGGATATGCCTTTGGCTGCAAAGATTACGGGTTGGAGTCCTTTCATTCCGACGGATGCGGACAATTCCAGTTTGCCGGTTGGAGTACTGGAATATCAATTTACAAATACTTCCGGTAAGGCTATCGAGACGGTATTTTCTTATAATACCAAAAATTTCATAGATGGTCAGGGTACTATCCGAGGGGTAAAGAACGGGTTTGTTTTAGAATCCGATCAGAACAACAGTGGGCTAGCTATTTATGTGGACAATGCTGCTGCTGTTGTAGACCATTGTTGGTTCCGTGGTGCCTGGTTCGATCCGCAGACTGTGGTTTGGGATAATATTCGCTATGGGCGGATTGCTGATAAGCAGCCGGTTAAGGGTGTTGCTCCGGGAGCATCTGTTTATGTTCCGCTGACGTTGCAGCCGGGAGAGACAAAAACAGTCAAGGTAAACTTCTGCTGGTATCTGCCCGATTCAAACCTTTCTATCGGTGGTGCCAGAAAGGTAGGACAGGCATTTACGGGAATGCCCTGCAAGGGAACGGCTTCCGGTCAGCAACCTGTGAGCGGCTTTGTCGGCAAGCAGTTGCTGAACTCGTTCGATAGGGGTGGAGATGGACTGACGGGTATTATTCAGTCTCCTGAGTTCAATATTGGGAAAAGATATCTGAAGTTTCTGGTAGGTGGAGGCAGTCAGGCTGACCGTACTTCTGTAAATCTTGTAGTAGACGGAAAGATTGTAGAGACGGCGGTCGGAAATCAGACGGAGACTCTGAGTGAAACCGTATGGGATTTGAAACCTTATCAAGGAAAGAAGGCTTTTGTGAAAGTCATTGATTTGGATGTTTACCCGTGGGGACATATTCTGGCCGACCAGTTTGTGTTGACAGACAATAGGAATGAAGATATTTACAACTTGTCTTCTACATCCACCTTACTTGCCGATTTTGAAAATAACAGTTGGGGAGATTGGCAGGTTGTGGATTCTTCTGAAGAAGAAAAACAATTCCTGGCAGATGAAGGAGATGTCGAAGCTACCTACAGACCTTGGTACTCGGAGCGCTTCAAGAGTTTGAATGAGGTTATCGGCTATTGGGATGCAAACCAGGCGATGCTGGAAAAGAACAGCCGGCTGTTCAGTGATGCATTCTATAGTTCCTCTTTGCCGGCAGAAGTACTGGAGGCTGTTGCTGCTAATTTAACTATATTGAAATCTCCTACGGTATTACGTCAATGGGATGGAAGATTTTGGGCTTGGGAAGGATGTCAGGATTCTTTTGGCTCTTGTCACGGAAG
This genomic window contains:
- a CDS encoding GH116 family glycosyl hydrolase, coding for MSQNSEGREFNGKYQKEYLDKIAFPIGGIGAGMFCLEGTGAISHVSLRHHPDVMNEPYTFAAIYVKGVENGAKVLEGQVPTWKLFGPAQSGLGRGDKTYGLPRFEEAVFQARFPFATVDLKDKDMPLAAKITGWSPFIPTDADNSSLPVGVLEYQFTNTSGKAIETVFSYNTKNFIDGQGTIRGVKNGFVLESDQNNSGLAIYVDNAAAVVDHCWFRGAWFDPQTVVWDNIRYGRIADKQPVKGVAPGASVYVPLTLQPGETKTVKVNFCWYLPDSNLSIGGARKVGQAFTGMPCKGTASGQQPVSGFVGKQLLNSFDRGGDGLTGIIQSPEFNIGKRYLKFLVGGGSQADRTSVNLVVDGKIVETAVGNQTETLSETVWDLKPYQGKKAFVKVIDLDVYPWGHILADQFVLTDNRNEDIYNLSSTSTLLADFENNSWGDWQVVDSSEEEKQFLADEGDVEATYRPWYSERFKSLNEVIGYWDANQAMLEKNSRLFSDAFYSSSLPAEVLEAVAANLTILKSPTVLRQWDGRFWAWEGCQDSFGSCHGSCTHVWNYAQALPHLFPSLERTLRETEFRVSQNTEGHQNFRVNLPISAPPHNFHAAADGQLGGIMKVYREWRISGDTQWMKDLFPAVKKSLDYCIRTWDPLHKGYLEEPHHNTYDIEFWGPDGMCTSFYLGALTAFIEMGKELKQPVKEYTALLSKGKKYMETALFDGEYFIQKIQWEGLQAPNPVDVMSFGGSYSEEALKLLKEEGPKYQYGTGCLSDGILGMWMASVCGLDEVLDNEKVRSHLVAVHKYNLKHDLIDHFNPQRPVYACGKDGGLLLCTWPKGGMLSLPFVYSNEVWTGIEYQVASHLMMKGEVEKGLDIVRECRERYDGRVRNPFNEIECGHWYARAMASYGMLQGLTGVRYDAVDKTMYINSKIGDFKSFISTDTGFGTIEWKAGKPVLNVVYGNIDVKRYNVSGKIVD